GAACCCCAtcctcctccacccccacctCAAACACAGACAGAGAACCTGCTCGGGAGCTATTTCcccaagaagatttctgagttggatGCATTTTTAAAGGTATCAGGGCAGGGAACTAGAGAGTGGGGGCCAAGAGGAGAGTCTGGTGGGCCTTGAGAGGGATATCCTCATCTCCAGTCTTCCTCCAACCCTGCACCCAGGAACCAGCTCTCAATGAAGCCAACCTGAGCAATTTGAAGGCCCCTTTGGACATCCCAGTGCCTGATCCAGTCAAGGACAAAGAGAAGGAGGATCGGAAGAAACAGCAGGAGGCAAGCTAGGAGACCTGGGAGGAGGGGCCTAACTATGGGGAAAATCATCAGCTTTAGTTCTGTCTCCAAAGAGCCCTTCTTTCCCTACAGAAGGAagataaggatgagaagaagaaagGGGAAGATGAAGACAAAGGTACTTGAAATTTATGTAGTGAAAACCAGTTGGGTCCCAAGCTGCAGGAGCTCCTTCCGAAGGACTCCTTTCCACACAGGCTGCCATGTAACTGACCCCTTGCTCACTTTCTAGGTCCTCCCTGTGGCCCAGTGAACTGCAATGAGAAGATTGTGGTCCTCCTGCAACGTCTGAAACCTGAAATCAAGGATGTCATTGAGCAACTCAACCTGGTGAGCCCTCCCACTTCTACCTTCCTGCCTTCATGTGAAACCCTTTGTGCTCTTGGTCCAACAGTTAGGGCATGACACTTGCTAGGTCTCAGCAGGAAAAGACACAGCAAATGAAGGAGGCAAGGGAAGATGGGAACCTGGGATTGGATGTGAGCAGATGTGGTTTTGATGCTATTCCCTCCCTCCAGGTCACTACATGGTTGCAGCTACAGATACCTCGGATTGAGGATGGGAATAATTTTGGAGTGGCTGTCCAGGTAAGAGCATCACCCTACCCACAATCTTCCTGTATAACTTGTATATCTTTTCCCTACCACCCCACACATGCACAACCATGCTTTCTTTCCCTAGGAGAAGGTATTTGAGCTGATGACTAGCCTTCACACCAAGCTGGAAGGCTTCCACACTCAAATCTCTAAGTGAGTGACCAGCCACCTGCACCCCTGTACACACTCTGTTTGTTTGGGGAAATAGGCCTGGACTTTCTCCTTCTTCCACTCCATACATAATACTCCTATCCACAGGTATTTCTCTGAGCGTGGTGATGCAGTTACCAAAGCAGCTAAACAGCCTCATGTGGTAGGTGATATCCAGGTCAGGGTGCATGGAGGAAGTACACATTTCAAATCAGGTCTGACCCTGAGTTTCCACAGGGTGATTATCGGCAGCTGGTCCATGAGTTGGATGAAGCAGAGTACCGGGACATTCGGCTGATGGTCATGGAGATCCGCAACGCTTATGTGAGGGGGCAAGGGCTGGGCAGGGGTGGGCAGACCCCTTTCCTAGGCCATCTACTCCCTGACCTTGCAGGCTAAGTGTCAACAATGACAAAAGTTTGGCCTCTCCACAAGCTAGAAGTAGGGTACAGAACCATGTGACTGACCCTCACTCCTCTCTGGCTCTATAGGCTGTATTATATGACATCATCCTGAAGAACTTTGAGAAGCTCAAGAAGCCCCGAGGAGAAACAAAGGGAATGATCTATTGAGAGACTTCTCTCTCATTCTGTGATGAGTACAGCAGAGACCTTCCTGCTTTTTACCAGGGATTCCAGACTTTCCCTTACCTTCCTACCATTGAGATTTCTTCCTCACTTTGCCTCCCAGGCACAATAAATATAGTCATACTGTTGCCCACCAGCCCAAGTCTCTTTATTGGATCCTGAACCCTCTGGTCCTAGCTCAGACATTTTcatttgtggaaccaacccactgGGTAATTTGGATGTTCAGCTGTTGGTTGGTCCAATCCTGCCGGATGTCATCAAGGTGGCAGTCAAAGTCCACAAGGTGTTGGTGGGCCCGGCCCTCTAGTAGTGCTCCCACCATTTGCCGTGACTCTTCCCAGTCCCTCCACATCACTCTGAAATAGAAAACCCCACTGAAGTCAAACATCAGGACAGTGGGGCCAGACACTGACTTAAGAGAAGGTGGGTTTTGAGAAGAAGAAAGACCAAGGACAGAGAAGGTCCAGGAACCTTGGGCTTCTAAGATGAGGTGGAGGGAGTGGGGCACTCACAAGTTCTTGTCCTTGGGGACCCAGCGGAGACCTTGGTTCTCTAGGACGATGACTGGAGGCACTCGAGGCTGAGGAACCAGTTTCTGATTATCCAACTGGGTGGACAAAGAAGGGCAGGTAAGAGTTTCAAGGATCTCCTTCCTGACTCTCTCCACCTCCCCATCTTGAAACCCAAGCCTCACCATAATAAGTACTGCATCAGGAAAGAATTCTGCAATTCGCCCAGCAATTTTCAAGGCCAGGGGCCCAGGGCTGTGTAGAGGGAAGATCAGAGTGAGCAGCCAACTGTGGGCAGACCCCATCCATTTGAGCTGGGCttcccaggtctcatagatgtggtCGTAGTTGTGGACTTTCCCTGTAGCTGGCCTGAGGGGGGTGGGCCTGCTGGATGCTTGATGAAGGATTGCTTGATGCTTGAGTGCTGTGGGAAATAGGTGCTCAGACACTGCTGGTGAGAGCAGAAATCAAAGGTGGTCTTTTGGAGGGTAATTTGGCATAAACCATCCAAATTGAAAGTGTAATATTTAGCATATGCTAACCAAGAGAGTCGATTTATAAAGAATTAACAGTAGtagggctggtgatatagcttagttggtagagtacttgcctacttgcttcgcatgcacaaggccctgggttcattccccagcaccacaaaaaaaaagaaagaaagaaaaaagaattaactGTAGTAATAGAAAAGTCTCAACATGGAGATAAcctcaatgtttaaataaattatggtatatcCATATTCATATACTATAGCTGTTGTGTTAAAGCAGATCTTGGTGTGGAGATCAAAAGatgtcaaatatttattaagtgagGGAGAAAGGCAAATTAGAAAACAGTATTTCTAACttgatttatatatgtgatatatatataaacatatatagttACATATATCAAGGGGTTTTTTTCTAAGTTGCTGGTTAGGGTTCCTCTGTGTTCTTGCAGCACTTGGGTGACACCTCAGTTAAAGCAAGATCAGCCCCATCTTGTTGaaacacagttgtccttcccaCCCATGTGGCAGCCCCTCCAGGGAAGgtcttatttatctttatatctCCTTACTCTACTATCCAGCATAGTGCCTGATGTACAGACCCTGCTCCTGAGCGTTTGATGAAAGAAAGATGGAATGAATGACATTAGTTCATTTACATCCCACCCACAATCTCCATAATCCTttgccttctacttctgactACCCCACTCACCTCTGGTCATCCAGAGCTGCATTGGCATGGTAGTACCCAG
This region of Callospermophilus lateralis isolate mCalLat2 chromosome 3, mCalLat2.hap1, whole genome shotgun sequence genomic DNA includes:
- the Psme1 gene encoding proteasome activator complex subunit 1; this translates as MATLRVQPEAQAKVDVFREDLCTKTENLLGSYFPKKISELDAFLKEPALNEANLSNLKAPLDIPVPDPVKDKEKEDRKKQQEKEDKDEKKKGEDEDKGPPCGPVNCNEKIVVLLQRLKPEIKDVIEQLNLVTTWLQLQIPRIEDGNNFGVAVQEKVFELMTSLHTKLEGFHTQISKYFSERGDAVTKAAKQPHVGDYRQLVHELDEAEYRDIRLMVMEIRNAYAVLYDIILKNFEKLKKPRGETKGMIY
- the Emc9 gene encoding ER membrane protein complex subunit 9 isoform X2, producing the protein MGEVEISARAYVKMCLHAARYPHAAVNGLLLAPAPRAGECLCLTDCVPLFHSHLALSVMLEVALNQVDVWGTQAGLVVAGYYHANAALDDQSPGPLALKIAGRIAEFFPDAVLIMPRVPPVIVLENQGLRWVPKDKNLVMWRDWEESRQMVGALLEGRAHQHLVDFDCHLDDIRQDWTNQQLNIQITQWVGSTNENV
- the Emc9 gene encoding ER membrane protein complex subunit 9 isoform X1, which gives rise to MGEVEISARAYVKMCLHAARYPHAAVNGLLLAPAPRAGECLCLTDCVPLFHSHLALSVMLEVALNQVDVWGTQAGLVVAGYYHANAALDDQSPGPLALKIAGRIAEFFPDAVLIMLDNQKLVPQPRVPPVIVLENQGLRWVPKDKNLVMWRDWEESRQMVGALLEGRAHQHLVDFDCHLDDIRQDWTNQQLNIQITQWVGSTNENV